In Brevibacterium zhoupengii, the following are encoded in one genomic region:
- a CDS encoding DUF2268 domain-containing protein, with protein MTISLIDSASAMRRVVDAEPQHRADLVRQMWEPMAGMYHFIPGGVDMAETHGQNFGFPLSDDAEQVSEGLDKLIAADAWQRIEEALICGIEALEAADSGVKIPDLKVLIVLGDPGNAHFMNEAQGLSGFGGISGYIVLTIWPTPRVLDRLEAIAVHELHHNVRYSPDGIIWNPATVTVGEHVVAEGLADVFAVELYGEKGYTHFVSKEVYADDDVLAKVVTGLDVTGMQDFAAWVLGDVSARQFGGEPVGLPTGAGYAVGARIVSAYRDRAGVSAAQAVRKSATDIIDAALPHLGLKPLT; from the coding sequence ATGACTATTTCACTCATTGACAGTGCATCGGCTATGCGTCGAGTTGTCGACGCGGAACCACAGCACCGTGCCGACCTCGTTCGTCAGATGTGGGAACCGATGGCCGGGATGTATCACTTCATTCCCGGTGGCGTCGACATGGCAGAGACGCATGGGCAGAACTTCGGATTTCCTCTCTCCGATGATGCAGAACAGGTTAGCGAGGGCCTCGACAAACTCATCGCTGCCGATGCTTGGCAGCGGATCGAGGAGGCACTCATCTGCGGGATTGAAGCCTTGGAAGCGGCCGATTCCGGTGTGAAGATTCCTGATCTGAAGGTACTGATCGTACTGGGAGATCCCGGTAATGCACATTTCATGAACGAAGCGCAGGGGTTGTCCGGCTTCGGCGGGATCAGCGGATACATCGTCTTGACGATTTGGCCCACCCCGCGCGTTCTTGACCGTCTGGAGGCAATCGCAGTCCACGAACTCCACCACAACGTCCGTTACTCACCCGACGGCATCATCTGGAATCCCGCCACTGTGACTGTCGGAGAACACGTCGTCGCCGAAGGACTCGCAGACGTATTCGCTGTCGAACTGTACGGCGAGAAGGGTTACACGCATTTCGTCTCGAAGGAGGTCTATGCCGATGATGATGTCCTGGCGAAGGTCGTGACCGGACTCGATGTCACGGGTATGCAGGACTTCGCAGCTTGGGTTCTCGGTGATGTCTCAGCACGTCAGTTCGGAGGTGAACCTGTCGGCCTTCCTACCGGAGCAGGATATGCAGTCGGAGCCAGGATAGTCAGCGCCTACCGTGACAGGGCTGGCGTCAGCGCAGCGCAGGCCGTGCGGAAGTCCGCAACCGATATCATCGACGCGGCGCTGCCCCATCTTGGGCTGAAACCCCTCACATAG